In the genome of Halostella limicola, one region contains:
- a CDS encoding GNAT family N-acetyltransferase — protein MQAQQRLQFDSEDRKRLYEHVERNGAVERDELDEAFGMDRDRIDEELSALEADGYLEERDGIYRIAVDLGEELTYEADGVEVTIRPAEQSDLTGLVGVMREVAEEDAYLTAETVVDLLDHEEVVFRNNDVESRTFFVATVAGDVVGWVHLQSPNFEKLQHTAELTIGVLDEYRGHGIGSHLMERGLEWAESSGYEKVYQSLPATNQEAVRFLEQHRWETEAIRRAHYKIDDEYVAEQQMAVMLSQPELV, from the coding sequence GCAGGCCCAACAGCGACTGCAGTTCGACAGCGAGGACCGAAAGCGCCTGTACGAGCACGTCGAGCGCAACGGGGCCGTCGAGCGCGACGAGTTGGACGAGGCGTTCGGGATGGACCGGGACCGGATCGACGAGGAGCTCTCGGCGCTGGAGGCGGACGGATACCTCGAAGAGCGCGACGGGATCTATCGCATCGCGGTCGACCTCGGGGAGGAGCTGACCTACGAGGCCGACGGGGTCGAAGTGACCATCCGCCCGGCGGAGCAGTCCGACCTCACGGGGCTGGTGGGAGTCATGCGCGAGGTCGCGGAGGAGGACGCCTACCTGACCGCCGAGACCGTGGTGGACCTGCTCGACCACGAGGAGGTCGTCTTCCGGAACAACGACGTCGAGTCGCGGACGTTCTTCGTCGCGACCGTCGCGGGCGACGTGGTCGGCTGGGTCCACCTCCAGTCGCCCAACTTCGAGAAGCTGCAACACACCGCGGAGCTGACGATCGGGGTCCTCGACGAGTACCGCGGCCACGGCATCGGGAGCCACCTCATGGAGCGGGGCCTCGAGTGGGCCGAGTCGAGCGGCTACGAGAAGGTGTACCAGAGCCTGCCGGCGACGAACCAGGAGGCGGTCCGGTTCCTGGAGCAGCACCGCTGGGAGACCGAAGCGATCCGGCGGGCGCACTACAAGATCGACGACGAGTACGTCGCCGAGCAGCAGATGGCCGTCATGCTCAGCCAGCCCGAACTGGTCTGA
- the gfo6 gene encoding D-xylose 1-dehydrogenase Gfo6 — translation MDLGSYFEGFTRRDWETTDGGTVRMAVVGLGGFARNRALPAIRDAEFCETTVLVSGSPEKAQTLADEYGVARTLTYEAFEDGEGADAYDAVYVSTPPAYHDDYAEAAARLGKHVLCEKPLAADVDAAERMVRACNDAGVVLMTAYRLRTEPSIRRMREAIRDGVIGDPVQVHGGFSTRLLENVGRDTWRLDPAVAGGGALIDLGIYPLNTSRFLLDATPVSVQADTTSPGPPFDLVEEHAAVLLTFVGGTTASCTASFNAHPDSRLQVLGTDGQVLIRDPFGGHTAQEIVIERGDSRTEYTGPVVDEVREEFDYFANCVLDGGGCESDGEEGLADLRIVQNAYRAAETGEERLL, via the coding sequence ATGGATCTCGGGAGCTACTTCGAGGGGTTCACCCGCCGCGACTGGGAGACGACCGACGGGGGGACCGTCCGGATGGCGGTCGTCGGTCTCGGGGGGTTCGCGCGGAACCGCGCGCTGCCGGCGATCCGGGACGCGGAGTTCTGCGAGACGACGGTCCTCGTCAGCGGTTCGCCGGAGAAAGCCCAAACCCTCGCCGACGAGTACGGCGTCGCTCGGACGCTCACTTACGAGGCGTTCGAGGACGGGGAGGGCGCCGACGCCTACGACGCCGTCTACGTGTCGACACCGCCGGCGTACCACGACGACTACGCCGAGGCCGCCGCGCGGCTCGGCAAGCACGTCCTCTGCGAGAAACCGCTCGCGGCGGACGTCGACGCCGCAGAGCGGATGGTCCGGGCCTGTAATGACGCCGGCGTCGTACTGATGACCGCCTATCGACTCCGCACGGAGCCGTCGATCCGGCGGATGCGCGAGGCGATCCGCGACGGGGTGATCGGCGACCCGGTGCAGGTCCACGGCGGTTTCTCCACCCGATTGCTCGAAAACGTCGGGCGGGACACGTGGCGGCTCGACCCTGCGGTCGCTGGCGGCGGCGCGCTGATCGATCTCGGCATCTACCCGCTGAACACGAGCCGGTTCCTGCTGGATGCCACCCCGGTCAGCGTGCAGGCCGACACCACCTCGCCGGGCCCGCCGTTCGACCTCGTCGAGGAACACGCCGCCGTGCTCCTGACGTTTGTCGGGGGCACGACGGCCTCCTGTACCGCCAGCTTCAACGCGCACCCGGACAGCCGACTGCAGGTGCTCGGCACCGACGGCCAGGTCCTGATCCGCGACCCGTTCGGAGGTCACACCGCCCAGGAGATCGTGATCGAGCGCGGCGACTCGCGCACGGAGTACACCGGTCCGGTCGTCGACGAGGTGCGCGAGGAGTTCGACTACTTCGCCAACTGCGTCCTCGACGGCGGCGGCTGCGAGTCCGACGGCGAGGAGGGCCTCGCCGACCTCCGGATCGTACAGAACGCCTACCGGGCCGCCGAAACCGGCGAGGAACGACTGCTCTGA
- a CDS encoding SIMPL domain-containing protein yields the protein MVQHLTRKAILAVALCSVLAVAPVAGLGTAGPVDAAIQEDGNETDGNQTAASTEGTITVTATGEAQAQPDAAVLFLAVAATAETPENATRQAAENASRLRTALTEANVSEDAVRTTDYSVYQEGRFDPRNASGDYVAEQGFAVEVDNVSRAGELLDVATSNGASAVRGVQLTLSDETRSELRNEALSNAVDSARSQADAIAASADLQIDGVHSVSTVEPRFGPFEAMTEDAAREGASTQIDPGPLTVSATVEVTYRATNGSAA from the coding sequence ATGGTTCAGCACCTCACTCGCAAAGCGATACTCGCGGTCGCACTGTGCAGCGTCCTCGCCGTCGCCCCCGTCGCCGGGCTCGGAACGGCCGGTCCGGTCGACGCCGCGATACAGGAGGACGGTAACGAGACCGACGGTAACCAGACCGCCGCCAGCACCGAGGGCACGATTACGGTCACGGCGACCGGGGAGGCACAGGCCCAACCCGACGCCGCGGTCCTGTTCCTCGCGGTCGCCGCGACCGCCGAGACGCCGGAGAACGCCACCCGACAGGCTGCGGAGAACGCGTCTCGCCTCCGGACCGCGCTCACCGAGGCCAACGTCTCCGAGGATGCGGTCCGCACCACCGACTACAGCGTCTATCAGGAGGGGCGCTTCGACCCCCGTAACGCGTCCGGCGACTACGTGGCCGAACAGGGCTTCGCGGTCGAAGTGGACAACGTCAGCCGTGCCGGCGAACTCCTCGACGTGGCGACGTCGAACGGTGCGTCCGCCGTCCGGGGCGTGCAGCTCACCCTCTCAGACGAGACCCGCAGCGAACTCCGCAACGAGGCGCTCTCGAACGCCGTCGACAGCGCTCGGTCCCAGGCCGACGCTATCGCCGCGAGCGCCGACCTGCAGATCGACGGCGTTCACTCTGTCTCGACCGTCGAACCCCGGTTCGGGCCGTTCGAAGCGATGACCGAGGACGCGGCGCGTGAAGGCGCCAGTACCCAGATAGATCCTGGCCCGCTCACCGTCAGCGCGACGGTCGAGGTGACGTACCGGGCGACCAACGGAAGCGCGGCGTAA
- a CDS encoding helix-turn-helix domain-containing protein → MAGSMSDHLEREMECEGLLHCLHGLKELDRECFLVLVDSAEPLTVDEVAERVDRERSTAYRSIQRLVNTGFVQKEQVNYKQGGYYHVFYPTDPDELADEMQRLLNDWYAQMGQLIHEFREKYRRRAEESQAAE, encoded by the coding sequence ATGGCTGGTTCGATGTCGGACCACCTCGAACGGGAGATGGAGTGCGAGGGGCTGTTGCACTGCCTCCACGGCCTCAAGGAACTCGACCGCGAGTGCTTTCTGGTGCTCGTCGACAGCGCGGAGCCGCTGACGGTCGACGAGGTCGCCGAGCGGGTCGACCGCGAGCGGTCGACGGCCTACCGGTCGATCCAGCGGCTGGTCAACACCGGCTTCGTCCAGAAAGAGCAGGTGAACTACAAGCAAGGCGGCTACTACCACGTCTTCTACCCCACGGACCCCGACGAGCTGGCCGACGAGATGCAGCGGCTCCTGAACGACTGGTACGCGCAGATGGGCCAGCTCATCCACGAGTTCCGCGAGAAGTACCGCCGCCGGGCCGAGGAATCGCAGGCGGCCGAGTGA
- a CDS encoding nucleoside phosphorylase — translation MPGDSEDPNEDVQYHLGVASDDVADAVLLPGNPERIEKITALWDEAEERGHHREYRTVTGSYDGAPISVTSTGIGSPSAAIAVEELARIGVDTYIRVGSCGSIKPEAEVGDLVITTGAVRQEGTSAEYVREDYPANANHEVVSALVAAAERLGYDYHTGITTSTDSFYAGQGRPGFEGFEAAGSDELIESLKEANVTNFEMEASAILTLANIYGLRAGAVCSVYANRETGEFRTEGESRAAETASLAVKLLAKMDEKKAEAGVDEWHAELSLD, via the coding sequence ATGCCAGGGGACAGCGAGGACCCGAACGAAGACGTACAGTACCATCTCGGCGTCGCCTCCGACGACGTCGCCGACGCCGTTCTCCTGCCCGGGAACCCCGAGCGCATCGAGAAGATCACGGCCCTGTGGGACGAGGCCGAGGAGCGCGGCCACCACCGCGAGTACCGCACCGTCACCGGCTCCTACGACGGCGCGCCGATCAGCGTCACCTCGACCGGCATCGGCAGCCCCTCCGCGGCCATCGCCGTCGAAGAGCTCGCCCGCATCGGCGTCGACACCTACATCCGCGTCGGCTCCTGCGGCTCCATCAAGCCCGAGGCCGAGGTCGGCGACCTCGTCATCACGACTGGCGCGGTCCGTCAGGAGGGTACCAGCGCGGAGTACGTCCGCGAGGACTACCCCGCCAACGCGAACCACGAAGTCGTCTCCGCGCTCGTCGCCGCCGCCGAGCGCCTCGGCTACGACTACCACACCGGCATCACGACGAGCACCGACTCCTTCTACGCCGGCCAGGGCCGCCCCGGGTTCGAGGGGTTCGAGGCCGCCGGCAGCGACGAACTGATCGAGAGCCTGAAGGAGGCGAACGTCACGAACTTCGAGATGGAGGCGAGCGCCATCCTCACGCTCGCGAACATCTACGGCCTCCGGGCCGGCGCGGTCTGCTCCGTCTACGCCAACCGCGAGACCGGCGAGTTCCGCACCGAAGGCGAGAGCCGCGCCGCCGAGACGGCCTCGCTCGCCGTCAAACTCCTCGCGAAGATGGACGAGAAGAAGGCCGAAGCCGGCGTCGACGAGTGGCACGCCGAGCTGAGTTTGGACTGA
- a CDS encoding NAD(P)/FAD-dependent oxidoreductase: protein MTTKVVVLGAGYAGAGAIKQLEEELDSTAELTWVSETDYHLVLHESHRCIRDPSVQENITIPVDEIKSPTTRFVQDEVTGLDVDDREVELASGDTIDYDYVLVGLGSQTAFYGIDGMRENALTLKSLDDALEIHQSVKSAAQKATRNDPAQVVIGGAGLSGIQSAGEVAEFRDKHQAPIDIYLVEALEEIFPGNDPEVQGALRKRLQQADVEILTDDPIVEAKEDAIHFDEGDPLEYDVFVWTGGITGRDALDDADLDKEHNRVNADATFQTSDERVFAIGDSAIIEQNDNPAPPTAQAAWQAAEVAGENIARAVQNRPLKSWTHKDKGTVISIGDKAVAHDVQGVPINTFGSFPAETLKKGIAARWIADIAGVGRAAKAWGDL from the coding sequence ATGACAACGAAGGTCGTCGTGCTCGGCGCGGGTTACGCCGGTGCGGGCGCTATCAAGCAACTCGAAGAGGAACTGGATAGCACTGCGGAGCTGACGTGGGTGTCGGAGACCGACTACCACCTCGTCCTCCACGAGTCCCACCGCTGCATCCGCGACCCGTCGGTCCAGGAGAACATCACGATCCCGGTCGACGAGATCAAGTCGCCGACGACCCGCTTCGTTCAGGACGAGGTCACGGGCCTGGACGTCGACGACCGAGAGGTGGAGCTCGCGAGCGGCGACACGATCGACTACGACTACGTCCTCGTCGGGCTCGGCAGCCAGACCGCGTTCTACGGCATCGACGGCATGCGCGAGAACGCGCTGACGCTGAAGAGCCTCGACGACGCCCTGGAGATCCACCAGTCGGTCAAGTCCGCCGCCCAGAAGGCGACGCGGAACGACCCCGCGCAGGTCGTCATCGGCGGCGCCGGCCTCTCGGGCATCCAGAGCGCCGGCGAGGTCGCGGAGTTCCGCGACAAGCACCAGGCACCCATCGACATCTACCTCGTCGAGGCGCTGGAGGAGATCTTCCCCGGCAACGACCCCGAGGTGCAGGGCGCGCTCCGCAAGCGCCTGCAGCAGGCCGACGTCGAGATCCTCACCGACGACCCCATCGTCGAGGCCAAAGAGGACGCCATCCACTTCGACGAGGGCGACCCGCTGGAGTACGACGTGTTCGTCTGGACCGGCGGCATCACCGGCCGCGACGCCCTGGACGACGCAGACCTCGACAAGGAGCACAACCGCGTCAACGCCGACGCGACGTTCCAGACCAGTGACGAGCGCGTGTTCGCCATCGGCGACTCCGCGATCATCGAGCAGAACGACAACCCCGCCCCGCCGACGGCCCAGGCCGCCTGGCAGGCCGCCGAGGTCGCCGGCGAGAACATCGCCCGCGCCGTCCAGAACCGCCCGCTCAAGTCCTGGACCCACAAGGACAAGGGGACGGTCATCTCCATCGGCGACAAGGCCGTCGCCCACGACGTGCAGGGCGTCCCGATCAACACCTTCGGCTCGTTCCCCGCCGAGACGCTGAAGAAGGGCATCGCCGCCCGCTGGATCGCCGACATCGCCGGCGTCGGCCGCGCGGCGAAGGCCTGGGGCGATCTTTAA
- a CDS encoding Rrf2 family transcriptional regulator, with amino-acid sequence MSSIELTPSQKTILNALINLHRETEDAVKGEDIAEEVDRNPGTIRNQMQSLKALQLVEGVPGPKGGYKPTATAYEALEIQQMDEPAAVPLFHEGEEVTEANVEEIDLSSVHHPELCRAEIHLQGSVRDFHEGDSVTVGPTPLSKLLIDGVVDGKDDTSNILILRIEGMEAPAGEPDH; translated from the coding sequence ATGTCATCGATCGAGCTCACCCCTAGTCAGAAAACTATCCTAAACGCTTTGATAAATCTCCACCGGGAGACGGAGGACGCTGTAAAGGGCGAGGACATCGCCGAGGAGGTCGACCGGAACCCCGGCACCATCCGCAACCAGATGCAGAGCCTGAAGGCGCTCCAGCTGGTTGAAGGCGTCCCCGGTCCGAAGGGCGGCTACAAGCCGACCGCGACGGCGTACGAGGCCCTGGAGATCCAGCAGATGGACGAGCCGGCCGCGGTCCCGCTGTTCCACGAGGGCGAGGAGGTCACCGAGGCCAACGTCGAGGAGATCGACCTGAGCAGCGTTCACCACCCCGAACTCTGTCGCGCCGAGATCCACCTCCAGGGCTCCGTCCGGGACTTCCACGAGGGCGACTCGGTGACGGTCGGGCCGACCCCGCTCTCGAAGCTGCTGATCGACGGCGTCGTCGACGGGAAAGACGACACCAGCAACATCCTCATTCTCCGGATCGAGGGAATGGAGGCGCCGGCCGGCGAACCCGATCACTGA
- a CDS encoding NAD-dependent epimerase/dehydratase family protein produces MNGKRVLVTGGAGFIGSNLANHLAEENDVVVVDDLYLGTPENLRDDVEFRDASVLDEDLPTEGVDVLFHLAALSSYKMHEEDPKRGARVNVEGFVNAVEQVREEGCDTVVYASTSSIYGDRTEPSPEAMDVNARTGYEASKLSREQYGDYFSYHYDMSMAGMRFFSVYEGFGGAEEHKGEFANLIAQFADDIAHGESPVIYGDGTQTRDFTHVDDIVRGLELAADHELDGIYNLGTGESYSINELVERLNEELGTDVEPEYVENPIPEKVYVHDTMADISKMKAATGWEPEISFGEGLERVCSHYE; encoded by the coding sequence ATGAACGGCAAGCGCGTGCTCGTCACCGGCGGTGCCGGATTCATCGGGTCGAACTTGGCGAACCACCTCGCCGAGGAGAACGACGTGGTCGTCGTCGACGACCTCTATCTCGGCACGCCCGAGAACCTCAGAGACGACGTGGAGTTTCGCGACGCGAGCGTGCTGGACGAGGACCTGCCGACCGAAGGAGTGGACGTGCTGTTCCACCTCGCGGCGCTGTCGTCGTACAAGATGCACGAGGAGGACCCGAAACGGGGAGCGCGAGTCAACGTCGAGGGGTTCGTCAACGCCGTGGAGCAGGTCCGCGAGGAGGGGTGTGACACGGTGGTCTACGCTTCGACGTCCTCTATCTACGGGGACCGCACCGAACCCTCGCCCGAGGCCATGGACGTGAACGCTCGAACCGGCTACGAGGCCTCGAAGCTCTCGCGCGAGCAGTACGGCGACTACTTCTCGTACCACTACGACATGTCGATGGCGGGGATGCGCTTCTTCAGCGTTTACGAGGGGTTCGGTGGGGCGGAAGAACACAAGGGCGAGTTCGCCAACCTCATCGCGCAGTTCGCCGACGACATCGCCCACGGCGAGTCGCCGGTCATCTACGGCGACGGTACGCAGACCCGTGACTTCACCCACGTCGACGACATCGTCCGCGGTCTCGAGCTCGCGGCCGATCACGAACTCGACGGCATATACAACCTCGGCACCGGCGAGTCCTACAGTATCAACGAGCTGGTCGAGCGCCTGAACGAGGAACTCGGGACGGACGTGGAACCCGAGTACGTCGAGAACCCCATTCCCGAGAAGGTGTACGTCCACGACACGATGGCCGACATCTCGAAGATGAAAGCGGCGACCGGGTGGGAACCCGAGATAAGCTTCGGAGAAGGTCTCGAGCGGGTCTGCTCGCACTACGAGTAA
- the rocF gene encoding arginase — protein sequence MNDTVRVTGVPADYGANRRGVDMGPSAIRYAGLAEAIERAGGDVADAGDLPAPRAEERDPDHIEPDTGDAKYVNEIEEVCTRLADATADAIADGDTPLALGGDHSIAMGTIGGAARDASIGVVWFDAHGDFNTPATSPSGNVHGMPLAAALGHGELGATDWAHAPGLTEENVAIVGLRSVDDAESQAIRESDVTAFTMSDIDDRGVNDVVEDALDVATDGTDGVHVSLDLDWLDPKEAPGVGTPVRGGVSYREAHSAMEKVAERDEREGVLRSMELVEVNPILDEHNETAQLAVELAASAFGDRIL from the coding sequence ATGAACGACACTGTCAGAGTGACGGGCGTCCCCGCCGACTACGGTGCGAACCGTCGGGGCGTCGACATGGGCCCCTCGGCTATCAGGTACGCCGGCCTCGCCGAGGCGATCGAGCGAGCGGGCGGCGACGTCGCCGACGCGGGCGACCTCCCGGCGCCGCGAGCGGAGGAGCGCGACCCCGACCACATCGAACCCGACACGGGCGACGCGAAGTACGTCAACGAGATCGAGGAGGTCTGTACCCGCCTCGCCGACGCCACGGCCGACGCGATCGCCGACGGCGACACGCCGCTCGCTCTCGGCGGCGACCACTCCATCGCCATGGGGACCATCGGCGGCGCGGCCCGCGACGCGTCGATCGGGGTCGTGTGGTTCGACGCCCACGGCGACTTCAACACGCCGGCGACCTCCCCCAGCGGGAACGTCCACGGGATGCCGCTTGCCGCGGCGCTGGGCCACGGCGAACTCGGCGCGACGGACTGGGCGCACGCGCCCGGCCTCACCGAGGAGAACGTCGCCATCGTCGGTCTGCGGAGCGTCGACGACGCCGAGAGCCAGGCGATCCGCGAGAGCGACGTGACCGCGTTCACGATGTCTGACATCGACGATCGCGGCGTCAACGACGTGGTCGAGGACGCACTCGACGTGGCGACGGACGGCACCGACGGCGTCCACGTCAGCCTCGATCTGGACTGGCTCGACCCCAAGGAAGCGCCGGGCGTCGGCACACCCGTCCGGGGCGGCGTCAGCTACCGCGAGGCCCACTCTGCGATGGAGAAAGTCGCCGAGCGCGACGAGCGCGAGGGGGTCCTCCGGTCGATGGAACTCGTGGAGGTCAACCCCATCCTCGACGAGCACAACGAGACCGCGCAGCTCGCCGTCGAACTGGCGGCCAGCGCGTTCGGCGACCGTATCCTCTAG
- a CDS encoding metallophosphoesterase family protein: MLVLGDAHASDPENREALLAAYDAAGADVALHVGDLEHYDLPVPTYFVAGNNEDFDVIASMRENATLGERNARLLASTAADVEGIRVAGLSGNYAPTQYEKSRDDLAGDRRRHFTHEDVRAAMALDDVDVFLTHEAPQGLMGRGSAHVDDILRTLRPDLCLVGHHHRHAEGRFEETRLVGLEPVWESYYRLDPATLELERFDAPD, encoded by the coding sequence ATGCTCGTGCTCGGCGACGCGCACGCGTCCGACCCGGAGAACCGCGAGGCGCTCCTCGCCGCCTACGACGCCGCCGGCGCGGACGTCGCGCTTCACGTCGGCGATCTGGAGCACTACGACCTGCCGGTCCCGACGTACTTCGTCGCCGGCAACAACGAGGACTTCGACGTGATAGCGTCGATGCGGGAGAACGCAACGCTCGGGGAGCGAAACGCCCGCCTGTTAGCGAGCACCGCGGCGGACGTGGAGGGCATCAGGGTCGCCGGCCTCTCCGGCAACTACGCGCCGACGCAGTACGAGAAGTCGCGCGACGACCTCGCCGGCGACCGGCGCCGGCACTTCACGCACGAGGACGTGCGGGCGGCGATGGCGCTCGACGACGTCGACGTGTTCCTCACGCACGAGGCGCCGCAGGGGCTCATGGGGCGGGGGAGCGCCCACGTCGACGACATCCTGCGGACCCTTCGGCCGGATCTGTGTCTCGTGGGCCACCACCACCGCCACGCAGAGGGACGGTTCGAGGAAACACGGCTCGTCGGCCTGGAACCGGTCTGGGAGAGCTACTACCGGCTCGATCCGGCGACGCTGGAACTGGAGCGCTTCGACGCGCCGGACTAG
- the gyrA gene encoding DNA gyrase subunit A produces the protein MSSESPDPTDVDADAARVERVRIEDEMEQSYIDYAMSVIAGRALPDVRDGLKPVHRRILYAMHEMGVTSGSSHRKSSSVVGETMGDYHPHGDGPIYDTLTRMAQDFSMRYPLVDGQGNFGSMDGDPAAAMRYTEARMSPISEELLADIEKDTVDYQSNYDDRLMEPEVLPSAFPNLLVNGSSGIAVGMSTNIPPHNLGEVIDATVHLIDNPDCDVDDLMEHVKGPDFPTGANIVGRDAIYSAYSTGRGRVRVRAEFEVEDDERIVITEVPFQANKARLVERIAEDVNEGKIEGVRDLRDESDRNGVRVVIELKRGANAEVVKNQLLEHHLETTFGVINLALVDGQPRVLTLKETLEEYVAHRKEVVRRRSQYDLDEAEDRAHILEGRLTALENVDDVVDRIQDAEDRDAAKEALIEAYDFSQDQADHIVRMQLGSLTSMEAAEIKEEYEQVQERIERLETILGDEDELLAVIKEELREIKEEYADDRKTSIVEDEGTVTHEDLIPEEDVIVVVTEDDYVKRMPLDRFDPQNRGGKGIIGVDVKEGDRVSKVFRANTHDYLLCFTNQGQVYRLKTYEIPEMSRTARGKSAVNLIDFDDGEEITAVVATDEFEADECVTTVTRDGYIKRTAAAEFENILSTGIIAADLEDGDELVDVAVTDGSEDLVVATRNGMTIRFDEAEVREMGRNARGVGAIKLEGDDEVAGLVATDEGDDRALLTVTENGYGKRTPLSEYRTQSRYGKGLIDIKTGERNGRVVSVKSVGEADDLVAMSDRGQIMRTRANDVSSVGRNTMGVTVMDVVEGDTVASVDVIPGSDE, from the coding sequence ATGAGTTCGGAATCGCCAGATCCGACGGACGTAGACGCCGACGCGGCGCGCGTCGAGCGCGTCCGCATCGAGGACGAGATGGAGCAGAGCTACATCGACTACGCGATGAGCGTCATCGCCGGCCGCGCCCTGCCGGACGTCCGGGACGGCCTCAAGCCGGTCCACCGGCGCATCCTCTACGCGATGCACGAGATGGGCGTGACCAGCGGATCGAGCCACCGCAAGTCCTCGTCCGTGGTGGGCGAGACGATGGGTGACTACCACCCGCACGGCGACGGCCCCATCTACGACACGCTGACGCGGATGGCCCAGGACTTCTCGATGCGCTACCCGCTGGTCGACGGCCAGGGGAACTTCGGCTCGATGGACGGCGACCCCGCGGCCGCAATGCGGTACACGGAAGCCCGGATGAGCCCCATCTCGGAGGAACTGCTCGCCGACATCGAGAAGGACACCGTCGACTACCAATCGAACTACGACGACCGGCTCATGGAGCCCGAGGTGCTGCCCTCGGCGTTCCCGAACCTGCTGGTCAACGGCTCGTCGGGCATCGCCGTCGGGATGTCGACGAACATCCCCCCGCACAACCTCGGCGAGGTGATCGACGCGACTGTCCACCTCATCGACAACCCGGACTGCGACGTCGACGACCTGATGGAGCACGTCAAGGGCCCCGACTTCCCGACCGGCGCGAACATCGTCGGCCGCGACGCCATCTACTCCGCGTACTCGACCGGTCGCGGTCGGGTCCGCGTCCGCGCCGAGTTCGAGGTCGAGGACGACGAGCGCATCGTCATCACGGAGGTCCCCTTCCAGGCGAACAAGGCCCGCCTCGTCGAGCGCATCGCCGAGGACGTCAACGAGGGGAAGATCGAGGGCGTCCGCGACCTGCGCGACGAGTCCGACCGCAACGGCGTCCGCGTCGTCATCGAACTCAAGCGCGGCGCGAACGCCGAGGTCGTGAAGAACCAGCTGCTCGAACACCACCTCGAAACCACCTTCGGCGTCATCAACCTCGCGCTGGTCGACGGCCAGCCCCGGGTCCTGACGCTGAAGGAGACCCTCGAGGAGTACGTCGCGCACCGCAAGGAGGTCGTTCGCCGGCGCAGCCAGTACGACCTCGACGAGGCCGAGGACCGCGCGCATATCCTCGAAGGCCGCCTGACGGCGCTGGAAAACGTCGACGACGTGGTCGACCGGATCCAGGACGCCGAGGACCGCGACGCCGCGAAGGAGGCGCTGATCGAGGCGTACGACTTCTCGCAGGACCAGGCCGACCACATCGTCCGGATGCAGCTCGGCAGCCTCACGTCGATGGAGGCCGCCGAGATCAAAGAGGAGTACGAGCAGGTCCAGGAGCGCATCGAGCGCCTCGAAACCATCCTCGGCGACGAGGACGAGCTCCTCGCCGTGATCAAAGAGGAGCTCCGCGAGATCAAAGAGGAGTACGCCGACGACCGCAAGACGAGCATCGTCGAAGACGAGGGCACCGTCACCCACGAGGACCTCATCCCCGAGGAGGACGTGATCGTCGTCGTCACCGAGGACGACTACGTGAAACGGATGCCTCTCGACCGCTTCGACCCGCAGAACCGCGGCGGGAAGGGGATCATCGGCGTCGACGTGAAGGAGGGCGACCGCGTCTCGAAGGTGTTCCGCGCGAACACGCACGACTACCTGCTCTGCTTCACGAACCAGGGGCAGGTGTACCGCCTGAAGACCTACGAGATCCCCGAGATGAGCCGGACCGCTCGCGGCAAGTCCGCGGTCAACCTCATCGACTTCGACGACGGCGAGGAGATAACCGCCGTCGTCGCCACCGACGAGTTCGAGGCCGACGAGTGCGTCACGACCGTCACCCGCGACGGCTACATCAAGCGCACCGCCGCCGCGGAGTTCGAGAACATCCTCTCGACCGGCATCATCGCCGCGGACTTAGAGGACGGCGACGAGCTCGTCGACGTGGCGGTGACCGACGGCAGCGAGGACCTCGTCGTCGCCACGCGGAACGGCATGACGATCCGGTTCGACGAGGCGGAGGTCCGCGAGATGGGCCGCAACGCCCGCGGCGTCGGCGCGATCAAGCTGGAGGGCGACGACGAGGTCGCGGGCCTCGTCGCGACCGACGAGGGCGACGACCGCGCCCTGCTGACCGTCACCGAGAACGGCTACGGGAAGCGCACGCCGCTGTCGGAGTACCGCACCCAGTCCCGTTACGGCAAGGGCCTCATCGACATCAAGACCGGCGAGCGCAACGGCCGCGTCGTCTCGGTGAAGTCCGTCGGCGAGGCAGACGACCTCGTCGCCATGAGCGACCGGGGCCAGATCATGCGCACCCGCGCGAACGACGTCTCCTCGGTCGGGCGGAACACGATGGGCGTCACCGTGATGGACGTCGTCGAGGGCGACACGGTCGCGAGCGTCGACGTCATTCCGGGAAGCGACGAGTAA